GACACGGTCCAGACACCTACGGGTGGCAGCAGTCGAGAATCATTCACAATGGGGGCAACCCTGATGGTGCGACGCCGCGTGGGGGAAGAAGGTCTTCGGATTGTAAACCCCTGTCATGTGGGAGCAAGCAGCAATGTTGATAGTACCACAAGAGGAAGAGACGGCTAACTCTGTGCCAGCAGCCGCGGTAATACAGAGGTCTCAAGCGTTGTTCGGAATCACTGGGCGTAAAGAGTACGTAGGCTGTTTTCTAAGTCAGGTGTGAAAGGCAGGGGCTCAACCCCTGGACTGCACATGATACTGGGAGACTGGAGTAATGGAGGGGGAACCGGAATTCTCGGTGTAGCAGTGAAATGCGTAGATATCGAGAGGAACACTCGTGGCGAAGGCGGGTTCCTGGACATTAACTGACGCTGAGGTACGAAGGCCAGGGTAGCGAAAGGGATTAGATACCCCTGTAGTCCTGGCAGTAAACGGTGCACGCTTGGTGTGAGGGGACTCGACCCCCCTCGTGCCGGAGCTAACGCGTTAAGCGTGCCGCCTGGGGAGTACGGTCGCAAGATTAAAACTCAAAGAAATTGACGGGGACCCGCACAAGCGGTGGAGTATGTGGCTTAATTCGATGCAACGCGAAGAACCTTACCTGGGCTTGACATGTAATGAACAACATGTGAAAGCATGCGACTCTTCGGAGGCGTTACACAGGTGCTGCATGGCCGTCGTCAGCTCGTGTCGTGAGATGTTTGGTTAAGTCCAGCAACGAGCGCAACCCCTGTGGCCAGTTACCAGCACGTTATGGTGGGGACTCTGGCAAGACTGCCCAGATCAACTGGGAGGAAGGTGGGGACGACGTCAGGTCAGTATGGCCCTTATGCCCAGGGCTGCACACGTACTACAATGCCCAGAACAGAGGGGGCCGAAGCCGTGAGGCGGAGGAAATCCTGAAAACTGGGCCCAGTTCGGACTGTAGGCTGCAACCCGCCTACACGAAGCCGGAATCGCTAGTAATGGCGCATCAGCTACGGCGCCGTGAATACGTTCCCGGGTCTTGTACACACCGCCCGTCACATCATGGAAGCCGGTCGCACCCGAAGTATCTAGAGCCAACCGCAAGGAGGCAGGGTCCTAAGGTGAGACTGGTAACTGGGATGAAGTCGTAACAAGGTAGCCGTAGGGGAACCTGCGGCTGGATCACCTCCTTTCTATGGAGAAAAGACAGGGGCGAGAGTTCCTGTCCAGGTCGATCCCGTTCTTTAGGGACGGGAAAGCCGGGTTCGCAAGGCCCGGCAACGATATTACAAGATGTGTAAGAAAAAGAAGTCCTTGAAGCGCAAGCGCAAGGCAAGTACGACGTGCGTGACGACCTTTCCTGTAAAAACCAACCCGTAACCGGATCCAATTGGGGGTATAGCTCAGTTGGTAGAGCGCCAGCTTTGCAAGCTGGATGTCCGGGGTTCGAGTCCCCGTGCCTCCACCACCCCAAACCTCGTAAAGCCCTTGAAAGGTAGGAAGTTTAAGGAAAAAGGCATGTAAGGAAGACTTGGCCTATAGAGAAAACCATGGGCCTGTAGCTCAGTTGGTTAGAGCACGCGCTTGATAAGCGCGGGGTCACAGGTTCAAGTCCTGTCAGGCCCACCATATAAAGACAAGCCGGCTCATAAGCCCGGAGAAGAAAAGAAGCGAAGCGAAGATTGACATCCGCGTGGCAAAAGGGTTCTTGTACCTAGGAGAAAGTCGTGAGACATTTTCAAAGGAGATCAAGAAAACCCTGAAGTGGGAAACTACAAAACACATATTGAATAACACGCAAGCATACAAGATTTAACAGTATCATCACATGGGGACTTGCTTTCCTTTCTGAAGGAATGGAATCAAGAAACCAAGGGCGTACGGTGAATGCCTTGGTGCCGACAGGCGAAGAAGGACGCGATAAGCTGCGAAAAGCCTCGGGGAGCTGCAAATGAGCTACGATCCGGGGGTATCCGAATGGGGTAACCTAACCGGGGGAAAGCCCGGTTGACGTTGTCTGAATACATAGGACAACGATCGCGAGACCCGCTGAAGTGAAACATCTCAGTAAGCGGAGGAAAAGAAAGAGAAATCGATTCCGTAAGTAGTGGCGAGCGAAAGCGGAAGAGCCCAAACCGAAAGTACTTCTTTCGGGGTTGTAGGACCACGCCATGATCGATCATGAAAGATAGCAGAACAGTTTGGAAAGACTGGCCGGAGAGAGTGAAAGCCTCGTAAGCGAAATCTTTTGTGAGATCTAGTGGACTCCTGAGTAATACACCACACGTGGAACGGTGTATGAATCCGCGCGGACCACCGCGCAAGGCTAAATACTAGTCGGCGACCGATAGTGAACAAGTACCGCGAGGGAAAGGTGAAAAGAACCGCTGTGAGCGGAGTGAAATAGAACCTGAAACCGTATGTCTACAAAGTGTCAGAGCAGCGCAAGCTGCGATGGCGTGCCTTTTGTTTAATGAGTCTGCGAGTCAGTGTCTGTGGCAAGACTAAGGGCTTCCGGCCCGGAGTCGAAGCGAAAGCAAGTCCGAACAGGGCGGTTTTTAGTCGCAGGTACTGGACCCGAAGCGGAGGTGACCTACCCTTGGCCAGGTTGAAGCGTCGGTAAAACGCCGTGGAGGACCGAACAGGTGAACGTTGAAAAGTTCTCTGATGAGCTGAGGGTAGGAGTGAAAGGCTAATCAAACCCCGTGATAGCTGGTTCTCTTCGAAATGCATTTAGGTGCAGCGTTACGTGCTGATGTGCGGGGGTAGAGCACTGACAAGGCTAGGGGGCACACCCGCCTACCAACCCTTATCAAACTCCGAATACCGCACAATGGAGCGTAGCAGTGAGACAGTGGGGGATAAGCTTCATTGTCGAGAGGGAAACAACCCAGACCAGCAGCTAAGGTGCCCAAACAACGTTGAGTGGAAAGGATGTGGGATTACACAGACAGTGAGGATGTTGGCTTAGAAGCAGCCACCATTTAAAAAATGCGTAATAGCTTACTCATCGAGTGATCCTGCGCCGAAAATGATTGGCGATGAAACGTTGTACCGAAGCTCTGGATTTCTCCTGCAAGGGAGGAGTGGTAGAAGAGCGTTCCGTGTACGTTGAAGGGCGATGGCGACTGACCCTGGAGAGCACGGAAGTGAGTATGCAGACATGAGTAACGTTAAGCCGGGTGAAATCCCCGGCCGCCGTAAACCCGAGGTTTCCAGGGCAACGAGATTCGTCCCTGGGTTAGCCGGGACCTAAGCCGAGGCCGAGAGGCGTAGGCGATGGACATCAGGTTAATAATCCTGAGCTTCCGACCCTTAAACTGGGGGGACGCATGAGTAGAGATGGACAGGTTATTGAATTCCGAGGCCGGTTTACGGACTGGCCGCACCATCAAAGCGAGTGCCAAGAAAAGCCCCAGCGTATGCTAAGGAACCCGTACCGCAAACCGACACAGGTGGGTGGGTAGAATATACCAAGGCGCAAGAGTGAACTCTGGTTAAGGAACTCGGCAAATTAGCCCCGTAACTTCGGAAGAAGGGGTGCCTGCAGAGATGCAGGCCGCAGAGAAATGGCCCAACCGACTGTTTATCAAAAACACAGCACTCTGCAAAGACGCAAGTCGAAGTATAGGGTGTGACACGTGACCAATGCCGAAAGATTAAGGCAAGGTGTTAGCCGCAAGGCGAAGCTCTGAACCCAAGTCCCGGTGAATGTCGGCCGTAACTATAACGGTCCTAAGGTAGCGAAATTCCTTGTCGGGTAAGTTCCGACCTGCACGAATCGTGAAACGAGTTGGGCACTGTCTCAACCAGACGCTCAGTGAAATTGTAGTGGCGGTGAAGATGCCGCCTACCCGCAGAAGGACGGAAAGACCCTATAGACCTTAACTGTAAGCTGTCATTGTTTCTTCGGTCTCAATGCTCAGAGTAAGTGGGAGACGTTGAAGCCGGCCTTTAGGGGCCGGAAGAGTCATCAATGAGACACCACCCTTTGAGACTGGAGAATCTAACGCTGAGCCGTGAAACCGGCCAGGGGACCGTGTCAGCCGGTCAGTTTTACTGGGGCGGTATCCTCCCAAAGAGTAACGGAGGAGCGCGAAGGTTGGTTCAGCGCGGTTGGCAACCGCGTGACGAGTGCATGGGCATAAACCAGCCTAACTGTGAGACCGACAAGTCGATCAGATGCGAAAGCAGGCCCAAGTGATCCGGCGGTAGAAAGTGGAATTGCCGTCGCTCAACGGATAAAAGGTACCTTAGGGATAACAGGCTGATCACGCCCAAGAGTTCATATCGACGGCGTGGTTTGGCACCTCGATGTCGGCTCGTCGCATCCTGGGGCTGGAGAAGGTCCCAAGGGTCCGGCTGTTCGCCGGTTAAAGCGGCACGCGAGCTGGGTTCAGAACGTCGCGAGACAGTTCGGTCCTCTATCCTCTGTGGGCGTTGGAAAATTGAGGGGTTCAGACCTTAGTACGAGAGGACCGGGTCTGACGCACCACTGGTGCACCGGTTGTATTGTCAAATGCACGGCCGGGTAGCTAAGTGCGGAAGGAATAAGCGCTGAAAGCATCTAAGCGCCAAGTCCCTCCCAAGATGAATTTTCCCCATAGGAACGTGGAAGACGACCACGTCGATAGGTCGCAGGTGGAAGCGCAGCAATGTGTTGAGCCGAGCGATACTAAACTCCGAAAGACTTGATTCCTCCCTTTTAGGAAAGGGAGCAATCCTCATGTGAAGGTATTGTGAAGAAGCCTTGCATGGTATGAAAGAGTGGAAAGTAAGACCCATAACAGCAGAAACACCCCGCCACGCGGATGTCAGGCTTCGAGCCCGGCTTCCTCCCCTTTTTCCCTTGCCTCCGCGTCCAAAACAGAAGAAGATCAATCCCCATCATCCCCCCCCCGAGAGACCCCCGGGCAGGCAGAACGGACACCCCCCCCTCCCCAGAAAACGGGAGCCTCCGCCCTGAAGCCCGGTGATCTTAGCCCAGTGGTCCCACCCGGTCCCGTTCCGAACCCGGCAGTGAAACGCTGGCGCGCCGATGGTAGTGAGAGTATAGCTCTTGTGAGAGTAGGTCGTCGCCGGGATTGATCATGAAGCCCCGCCTTGTCACCATGCAAGGCGGGGCTTCTCTGTTTATACTCGAATCCTCATCCCCGCGAAATGTGACGAATGCAGAAAAATCGAAATGATCTCGGAAAAGGAATATTGACGGAGGATTATCGTGGAGGCTCTCTTGGCTTGCTAAGGCTGATGTGTACAGCAAAAAAAGGTTGCTGATATTTTTCCAGGAGGTTATTTGGTAAATACCTCAAAATCCAATGTACCTCGCTCGGTACCGTTCACAATAAGAGTAACCGAATGAGTACCGGGATAATGCTTTCTTGTGCTTGCATCTGCAAAGGAATGGTTTTTTGTATAAAATTTCTTCCCGTTTTCATTTAAAGAGATTTCGGATATTTGGAATATCTTTCGATTTCGTCTAGCATTTGCTTTCACGTAATCAATGCCATATTCCAGCCGTATCCTAGCTGCTTTTTTTGCGCCAATCGTAAAGGAAAAGGTCATATGTCCCCCAATGAAGACAGGAGCAACATCCAACACAAAGTCGTCAACATTCACACAAGCGGCATCTGCAAACCCCAGAATATCCAGCACATCCCTGTTGCCCTTTTTTAGGAGTGTTCTGCACCCGTGCTTGACAATCCAATCTGTATGCTTGTTTTGACCGTACCAATCCTTTGCTATTTTTACGACCAGATCAGGGTGTGTTTTGGAAATATCGTTCAGGTTGTTGGCCACGCTTTTACGGACATACAGTGAAGGATCGGCTTTAAGCTTCTCTAAAATACCAAGAATAGGAGACGGATCTTTTTTAAAGCTGGCTAATGCTTGTCCCCAGGGGAGTTGGGGCCGGCAACCCTCGCTGGCAAGCCTCCGGACGTGCTCATTGCCATGCCTGGCCCAAACGGCCATCTGCTGCATCATTCGTTTTTCATGGTTGATGATAAATGGCCTTACGGCAAATTCGGAAGATGAGGATGAGGTATACCTTTCCAATGCAGCCATTGACAAATCCCAATGACTCTCATCTTGACCATAGACTTCAACAAAATCCGGAAAGCATATTAAAGTGAAATCATTACATCCTGCAGGATAACTCTCAACGACTTTATCAATGATACCAAGCGCCTGTTCATAATCGGTTGGCAAATACTTTCCTAAATTGATGGCGATTTGACGCATTCGGGCTTTTAGTTCCAACGCATCCCATGTTTTATCCATAGTGGTGTCGATAAAATCGTTCACTTGAAACGAATGATATACGGTTTGAATGCGCAGGGCCAACTCGTGAAGAGACTCGTAATTATATTTGTTTTTTAGTAATTCCGGCATATATGCTTTCCTTCTTCAAATGGTGTTTCACCGGGAGAGTTATCCACGATTAATGGAATTGCCCATTCCGTTTCCGGAAGATTACAAGTTTCCTACCAAGTGCCTCCGAGAGCTCGAATGAGCTGAATCAGAGCGATATAGCGTGTGTTTCGTACTTCTGCGGCATTGCGCTCGTTAGTGAGGGTGATGGCTTGGACTGTGACGACGTCGAGGTAGTTGATTTTACCGGCACGGTATTGTTTGCTTGTTGTGTCTTCTGATTGGATGGCGGCTTTGAGGGCGGCTTCTTGGGCAGCGGCTTTGTCGTCTAGGAGATTCAGAGCGGCGAGGGAGTCTTCTACTTCGCGAATGCTGTTGAGAACTGTATTTTTGTAGTTGGCGACGGCTTCGTCATAGGCGGCTTCCGCTTCGCTGACAGCGGCGCGACGTGTTCCTCCGTCAAAGACGGGACCGATGAAGTCGGCTCCGATGGACCATCCGGTATTGGGTGAGCTTAGCCAGTTCCCGAAGCTGGTTTGCTGCAAGCGGGCATTGGAGGAAATGATGAAGGATGGGTAGAGGGCTGCGCGCGTTTCTCCTATTCTGGCATTTGCCGAGGCGACGGCGCGTTCCGCAGCAGCGACATCCGGTCGTCTTTGAAGGAGGGTGGTGGGTATGCCTGCGGGGATGTTGGGAAGGATTGCATCCCAGTTTGACTGCTGGGGCAGGGAGAAGGATGAAGCTGATTTGCCGAGGAGGACGGCAATGCTGTTTTCAAGCCGGTTTCGGGTGATATCGAGTTCGATCGCCTGGGCTTCGGTGGATTTCAGTTGGGTTTCCGCCTGCATGACGGCAGCCGGGCTGTCGACTCCTTGTTTGAATCGTACGCTTGTAACGTGGAGGGCCTGTCTGTAGCTCTCAATGGTTTTAGCGTAGAAATCGCGTTGGGTGTCAAGGATGCGGATTTCAAAATACGCCATGGCAAGCTGGGTTTGCATGCTCAATCGGACGGATTCGAGCTCTGCTTTGCTGGCATCGGTATCGGCTGCCGCTCCCGCGATGCGGCTGCGGATTTTTCCCCAGAGGTCTGCATCCCAAGAAGCGGCGGCTTGCAGGTCATAGTTATTGCTGATGTTACCAGAGTTTTTAGCGGAAGTACTGTGCGAGGATTGTGTGGTGAGGCCGGCATCTATCTGCGGCAGAAAGGAACCGGCTGTCTGGCGAAGGAGGGCTTCCGACTGTCGATAGCGGGCTTCGGCCATGACTATATCCAGATTTCCGGTGTTGAGTTCGTCCATGAGTTTGCTGAGGACGGGATCCTTGAAGATTTTCCACCAATTCCCGCGTTGGACATGGTCGCTGGGAGCGGGGGCGTGCCATTGTCCGATGTTTTTATAATGTACCGGCATGGATACTTCCGGGATACGATAGGGAGGAGCCACGCTGCAGGAAGGGTAGAGAAGCAGGATTCCGCAGAGAATGGTAATGAGGAGGCAGGTGTTCACGGGTGTATCTGTGGTTGGGCGGATGCCGGGGAATAAGGATGGCGCCGGGTGTTCCACCATCTCTGGAAACGTTCCATGTACAGGTAGACGACGGGCGTTGTATAGAGGGTCAGGAGCTGGCTGAGAATAAGTCCTCCGATGATGGCCATTCCGAGGGGTTGGCGCGTTTCGGCTCCATCTCCCCGGCTGATAACCAGGGGAACAGCTCCGAAGATAGCGGCCATGGTGGTCATGAGAATGGGACGGATACGCAGCATACATGCTTTGAGGATCGCTTCACGGGAAGACAAACCCTCATTGCGTTCGGCTGCCAGGGCAAAGTCTACCATCATGATAGCGTTTTTTTTGACGATGCCAATCAGGAGGACGACTCCGATGAGAGCCATGACTGTGAATTCTGTCTTGAACAGAAGCAGGGCCAGCAAAGCCCCGACACCGGCGGACGGCAATGTGGAGAGTATGGTCAGGGGGTGGATGTAGCTTTCGTAAAGGATGCCCAAAACGATGTAGACGGCCAGGATGGCGGAGATAACCAGAATGATCTGACTAGAGGTGAGATCCTTGTAGGCTTTGGCGGTGCCCTGGAAGCTACCTCTCATGGTATCGGGAGGATTCATGGTTTGAACGAGGTTTTCGATAATGGGCGAGACATCGCTGAGAGCGTAGCCGGGTTTCAGGTTGAAGGAGATGGTGCCTGCTGCAAATTGGGACTGATGGTTGACCGAAAGAGGAGTAACGGATGAAACGGTTTCCGAGATGCTGCTGAGGGAGACGGATTGCCCGGCTTTATTGCGGACGTAGATGGATTTTAACGATGTGGGGTATTCAAGATAGTTTCCTTCCGCCTCCAGGACGACCCTATACTGGTTAAGAGGATTGTAAATGGTGGCGACTTGTCTTTGCCCGAAGGCACTGTTGAGAGCGGAGTTGATGGAGCGGAAGTCGATTCCCCATCGGGTGGAGGCATCCCGGTTGACGTCGAGGAATACTTCCTTGCCTTGGATTTGCTGGTCGCTGATGACGTCTGTGATGCCTTCAACGGATTTGAAGGCATCTTCAAGACGGGGCACCCATTCCCGGAGGTCATCGACATTGTCGGAGAGCAAGGTGTATTGATAGAGTGAGTCGCTGGAGCGACCTCCGATGCGGATTTCCTGGGGGACGTTGACGTAGATCGGGCCTCCGGGGAGATTGATCGTGCTGTTCCGGATACGGGTGGCGATGTCGCGCGAAGAAGCCCGGTTCCGGCGTTCGTCCAAGGGTTTGAGGGCAACGAAGAAGCTTGCTCCTCCGGATCCTGTGGTGTGACCGGAGACTGTGGTGACATCGGGATCGTTATAGAGAATTTCGCCAAAGCGGATCAGATGGTCTTTGGCCGTTTGGAAAGAGGTATTCTGGTCAGGACGGATGGATGCTCGCAGGCGTCCCAGATCTTGTTCGGGGAAGAAGCCTTTGGGGATGATGTAGTAGAGGTAGCCGTTCAGTCCGATAACGAGGAAGAAGATCGTCATCATGATTCGCTTGTGAGCCAGGGCCAGTTTGAGGGAAGCTTCGTAGAGCGAGGTCAGGGTATTGCTGAATGTGGCTGCCGTTCGAGCCAGGGTGTTTTTTTGCGGCTCTTGCCGGGTTGGCTTATTCTTTTTCCCGCTCAGGAGGCGGGTGCACATCATGGGAGTTGTTGTAAGGGATATGACCATCGAGATTAGAACGGCTGCGGCCAGTGTGATGGAAAATTCCCGGAATAACCGTCCGATAATACCTTGCATCAGCAGGAGGGGAATGAAAACGGCCACGAGGGAGAGACTGATGGAGATGACGGTGAATCCGACTTCCCGGACACCTTTAAGCGAAGCTTGCAGAGGAGAGAGTCCGGTTTCGAGGTGACGGGAGATATTTTCCAAAACGACGATAGCATCGTCTACGACAAACCCCGTTGCGACAATGAGGGCCATCATGGATATTTGGTTGATGCTGTATCCACAGGCATACATGACGGCAAAGGTTCCCAGCAGCGACAGGGGAACGGTAACGGCCGGGACGAGGGTGGCCTTGATTTTTCTCAGGAAAAGGAAGACGACCAGGATGACCAGAGAGACGGAGAGGATCAATGACCGTTCCACTTCATGAAGGGCTCCTTTGATGGAAGGGGTCCGGTCCAGGGTCGGCTCAATGTTCATTTCTGCCGGGATGAGGGCTTTGAGTGCCGGGAGAGTGTCGTAAACGCGTTTGATCGTTTCGATGATATTGGCGTTACTTTCTCGGAAAAGTATGAGAATGATTGATTCGCGTCCGTTGCAAAGGCCGTAGTTACGGTCGTTTTCCATCGCATCGGTGACGGATGCGATGTCGCAGAGACGGATGGGTACTCCGTCCTTGTAGGCCACGATGAGAGGGGCGAATTCATCGGCGGTACTGAGTTTGTCGTTGGTGTAAATGCTCCATGAAAGATCTTCTCCATGGATGAACCCCTTGGGAATGGTGAGATTTGCAGTTGTCAGGGCTTTCCTGATGTCTTCGAAGTTCAGGTCGTATTTAGCGAGTGAGGCAGGGTTGACTCGAACCCGTACGGCAGGCAGGGAACCTCCTCCGATAGTGACTTCGCCTATGCCTTCGATCTGGGAGAGTTTTTGGGAAAGGAGAGTGGAGGCAACATCGTACATCCTGGCTCTGGACTGAGTATCGGAAGTGAGAGCGAGGATGAGGATGGGGGCGTCGGACGGGTTGACCTTTCGGTAGGTCGGGTTGTTAGGCATACCCGACGGCAGCATGGCACGGGAAGAGTTGATGGCAGCCTGGACTTCCCGGGCGGCTTGGTCGATGTTTTTGTCGAGGTCGAATTGGATGGTGATGTTCGAACGTCCAAGAGAACTGTAGGAGGTCATTTCCGAGATACCGGAGATGCGCCCTAAAGAACGTTCCAGCGGAGTGGCGACGGTTGCTGCCATGGTTTCCGGACTGGCTCCGGGGAAGTTGGCTCGTACATTGATAGTAGGGTAGTCTACTTCCGGCAGCGGAGCGATGGGCAGGAGATTGAATGCAACGAGTCCGAGGAGAGCCAGTCCCAGCGAAAGCAGGGTTGTTGCAACGGGTCTTTTGATAAAGATTTCCAGGAACTCCATGGCGCGGGGGTGGCTATTGGATAGTTTCCTGCTCCTGCGGGGCGGGACGGTTGTGGCGGGAACCAGTGAAGCGGTCGAAGAACAGATAGATGACGGGGGTGGTGAAC
This is a stretch of genomic DNA from Akkermansia sp. N21116. It encodes these proteins:
- a CDS encoding efflux transporter outer membrane subunit: MNTCLLITILCGILLLYPSCSVAPPYRIPEVSMPVHYKNIGQWHAPAPSDHVQRGNWWKIFKDPVLSKLMDELNTGNLDIVMAEARYRQSEALLRQTAGSFLPQIDAGLTTQSSHSTSAKNSGNISNNYDLQAAASWDADLWGKIRSRIAGAAADTDASKAELESVRLSMQTQLAMAYFEIRILDTQRDFYAKTIESYRQALHVTSVRFKQGVDSPAAVMQAETQLKSTEAQAIELDITRNRLENSIAVLLGKSASSFSLPQQSNWDAILPNIPAGIPTTLLQRRPDVAAAERAVASANARIGETRAALYPSFIISSNARLQQTSFGNWLSSPNTGWSIGADFIGPVFDGGTRRAAVSEAEAAYDEAVANYKNTVLNSIREVEDSLAALNLLDDKAAAQEAALKAAIQSEDTTSKQYRAGKINYLDVVTVQAITLTNERNAAEVRNTRYIALIQLIRALGGTW
- a CDS encoding efflux RND transporter permease subunit; translated protein: MEFLEIFIKRPVATTLLSLGLALLGLVAFNLLPIAPLPEVDYPTINVRANFPGASPETMAATVATPLERSLGRISGISEMTSYSSLGRSNITIQFDLDKNIDQAAREVQAAINSSRAMLPSGMPNNPTYRKVNPSDAPILILALTSDTQSRARMYDVASTLLSQKLSQIEGIGEVTIGGGSLPAVRVRVNPASLAKYDLNFEDIRKALTTANLTIPKGFIHGEDLSWSIYTNDKLSTADEFAPLIVAYKDGVPIRLCDIASVTDAMENDRNYGLCNGRESIILILFRESNANIIETIKRVYDTLPALKALIPAEMNIEPTLDRTPSIKGALHEVERSLILSVSLVILVVFLFLRKIKATLVPAVTVPLSLLGTFAVMYACGYSINQISMMALIVATGFVVDDAIVVLENISRHLETGLSPLQASLKGVREVGFTVISISLSLVAVFIPLLLMQGIIGRLFREFSITLAAAVLISMVISLTTTPMMCTRLLSGKKNKPTRQEPQKNTLARTAATFSNTLTSLYEASLKLALAHKRIMMTIFFLVIGLNGYLYYIIPKGFFPEQDLGRLRASIRPDQNTSFQTAKDHLIRFGEILYNDPDVTTVSGHTTGSGGASFFVALKPLDERRNRASSRDIATRIRNSTINLPGGPIYVNVPQEIRIGGRSSDSLYQYTLLSDNVDDLREWVPRLEDAFKSVEGITDVISDQQIQGKEVFLDVNRDASTRWGIDFRSINSALNSAFGQRQVATIYNPLNQYRVVLEAEGNYLEYPTSLKSIYVRNKAGQSVSLSSISETVSSVTPLSVNHQSQFAAGTISFNLKPGYALSDVSPIIENLVQTMNPPDTMRGSFQGTAKAYKDLTSSQIILVISAILAVYIVLGILYESYIHPLTILSTLPSAGVGALLALLLFKTEFTVMALIGVVLLIGIVKKNAIMMVDFALAAERNEGLSSREAILKACMLRIRPILMTTMAAIFGAVPLVISRGDGAETRQPLGMAIIGGLILSQLLTLYTTPVVYLYMERFQRWWNTRRHPYSPASAQPQIHP
- a CDS encoding DNA alkylation repair protein, which produces MPELLKNKYNYESLHELALRIQTVYHSFQVNDFIDTTMDKTWDALELKARMRQIAINLGKYLPTDYEQALGIIDKVVESYPAGCNDFTLICFPDFVEVYGQDESHWDLSMAALERYTSSSSSEFAVRPFIINHEKRMMQQMAVWARHGNEHVRRLASEGCRPQLPWGQALASFKKDPSPILGILEKLKADPSLYVRKSVANNLNDISKTHPDLVVKIAKDWYGQNKHTDWIVKHGCRTLLKKGNRDVLDILGFADAACVNVDDFVLDVAPVFIGGHMTFSFTIGAKKAARIRLEYGIDYVKANARRNRKIFQISEISLNENGKKFYTKNHSFADASTRKHYPGTHSVTLIVNGTERGTLDFEVFTK